Genomic window (Syntrophales bacterium):
TTGTTTGGGTTGTACGCCACGAGAACCACCAGTTCGTCAAAGATCCGGAGCCCCCGCTCGATGATGTCGATATGGCCGTTTGTGATGGGATCAAAAGAACCAGGATAAACAGCGATCTTTTTCATGCGTATTCTTCTCCGCGCGCATTCTTTTCGTAAAAAGATAAAATCGTGTCGCCGTATTGTCTCGTGTCCGCCATGCGCCAGCCTTCCGCCGTCCCGGCCGCCCTTTCCTCCCTGGATGAATGCTGGATCACCAGTCGTCCCTCCGGGACCAGGAGCGGCCACTCGGCCGTCTCCTTCAGGATCCCGCCGGTCCGTTTCCCGGCGTAGGGCGGATCGGCAAATACCAGATGGAAGCGCTCCCCCCGGTGGGAGAGCCGCCGGATGCCCGTGAAGGCATCGGTTTCCAGGACCTCCGAGGATCCGTCGAAACCGCACT
Coding sequences:
- the rsmD gene encoding 16S rRNA (guanine(966)-N(2))-methyltransferase RsmD → MRVIAGTARGKRLFAPKGNRARPTSDRIREALFNILRDVREFAFLDLYAGSGAVGIEALSRGAARVVFVEQDPRMAGFLRRNIRECGFDGSSEVLETDAFTGIRRLSHRGERFHLVFADPPYAGKRTGGILKETAEWPLLVPEGRLVIQHSSREERAAGTAEGWRMADTRQYGDTILSFYEKNARGEEYA